One segment of Sesamum indicum cultivar Zhongzhi No. 13 linkage group LG4, S_indicum_v1.0, whole genome shotgun sequence DNA contains the following:
- the LOC105160805 gene encoding alpha-galactosidase 3-like, protein MAAYYVKACRLTVILYVYVTAVAVSGRLLPLQPYLNVQEKPIAKIYDTSKYGILQLGNGLATTPQMGWNSWNFFKCDIHEDVIKETADALITTGLAKLGYNYVNIDDCWSEPTRNSEGKMVPDSKAFPSGIKALADYVHSKGLKLGIYSDAGLFTCQVRPGSLKHEYDDATLFASWGIDYLKYDNCFNLGIEPEERYPPMRDALNATGRTIFYSLCEWGVNDPALWAGRIGNSWRTTDDIEDTWESMTAIADINDKWAAYAGPGGWNDPDMLEVGNGGMTYQEYRAHFSIWALMKAPLLIGCDVRNMTPETYEILTNEEVIGVDQDPLGVQGRKVHTYGPDGCYQVWAGPLTGQRYVVALWNRCSKPATITAEWAAIGLESSASYSVRDLWKHEYASLNSRTSFSAQIDAHACEMYILAPVASVRAAA, encoded by the exons ATGGCAGCTTATTATGTTAAAGCGTGTAGACTTACAGTCATTCTGTATGTATATGTGACGGCAGTGGCAGTGAGTGGAAGATTGCTGCCTCTGCAGCCTTACTTGAATGTCCAAGAAAAGCCTATTGctaaaatttatgatactTCCAAGTATGGAATTTTGCAGCTGGGAAATGGGCTCGCCACAACTCCTCAGATGGG ATGGAATAGCTGGAATTTCTTTAAATGTGATATCCACGAAGATGTTATCAAGGAAACAG CTGATGCACTTATTACTACGGGCTTGGCGAAGTTGGGCTACAACTATGTGAACATAG ATGATTGCTGGTCTGAACCAACACGGAATTCAGAG GGTAAAATGGTTCCTGATTCTAAAGCATTTCCATCAGGAATTAAAGCTCTTGCCGACTATGTGCACTCGAAGGGACTGAAACTTGGTATCTATTCAGATGCAGG GCTTTTTACATGTCAAGTTCGTCCTGGCTCACTTAAACATGAATATGATGATGCAACACTCTTTGCATCTTGG GGTATTGATTACTTGAAGTATGACAATTGCTTCAATTTGGGAATTGAACCAGAGGAAAG GTACCCGCCGATGCGTGATGCCCTGAACGCAACTGGAAGGACAATATTCTATTCCCTTTGTGAATG GGGTGTGAATGACCCAGCGTTATGGGCAGGCAGAATCGGTAACAGTTGGCGCACTACAGATGACATTGAAGATACATGGGAAAG CATGACTGCAATTGCTGATATCAACGACAAATGGGCAGCCTACGCGGGGCCTGGTGGATGGAACG ATCCGGATATGTTAGAAGTTGGAAACGGGGGCATGACTTACCAGGAGTACCGAGCACATTTCAGCATTTGGGCTTTAATGaag GCGCCACTATTGATTGGCTGTGATGTAAGAAATATGACTCCAGAGACGTATGAAATTCTTACTAACGAGGAGGTTATTGGCGTTGATCAAG ATCCACTTGGTGTCCAAGGAAGGAAAGTTCACACATATGGCCCTGATGGTTGCTACCAA GTTTGGGCTGGTCCGCTTACTGGGCAGCGCTACGTCGTTGCTCTATGGAACCGATGTTCAAAACCTGCCACTATTACAGCCGAATGGGCTGCAATCGGACTTGAATCTTCTGCCAGTTACTCTGTTAGAGATTTGTGGAAG CACGAGTACGCTTCTCTTAATTCCAGGACCTCATTCAGTGCTCAAATTGACGCTCATGCCTGTGAAATGTACATTTTGGCCCCGGTCGCCTCGGTTCGTGCTGCAGCTTAA